GGTACTGGTGCTACCTGTGTAGTTCCATGTGTTGAGCGCGTCTTCGACATTCTCATAGGACTGGATGCAGTCGAATTGAATGCTGGATGTTTCGGGGAGGTCTTTCACGATGCCCGTAATCAGAGCCTGATGTATTTTTGAGTTTCTTGTGAAAGAGATCGATTTCCCCATTGGGTCGATGTTGCCGAAGAATTTTTGAGCGGCTGTTTCTGATATGATAATGGTATCTTTGCGGTCCAGTGCTGTTGCGGGGTCGCCTTTTATTAGAGGAAATGAGAATACATCCCAGAAACCCGGATCGACATAAATAACGCGTTCTCGAGATGCATGGTCGTCGTATTGGAGTGTGCGAGAGGTGTTATCGATTCTGACGACGTGTTGCATTTGTGTGGGGAATGCTTCTGCCAATGCAGGAGCAAGAGGACCAGGCATATAAGCCGAGGCATCGCTTTCTCCTTTGGTGTAAACGCGATAAATTCGATCTGCTTTTTCGTGGAATGCGTCAAAGGACCATTCGTGTCGCACATACAAGAAGGTCAAGATGCAAAACGCAATGCCGATTGCCAGGCCAGTAATGTTAATCGCCGAATACACTTTGTAACGGACGAGGTTGCGGTACGCTACGGTCAGGTAATTGCGGAACATTTTGTTCTCCTTGGCTGTCTCTGGTGGTCATAACACAGCTTGTCTTAAAGGAGCGGAGAGATTAGAGGGAGAATGATTGTTCAGTCCGTCAAGTGCGAAGTCACAAGATCTCTTAGCTGACTCGCAAAGGCATACTTTGCGACAAGCAAACCGTTCTGATCTATCAGGAAGTATGCTGGAATCATATCGACATTGTAGGCTCTCGATATCCTTCTCTCGGGCTGGGTGTCCACGACGTGATGCCAACCCATTTGGTTGTCCTGTGTGAACTGCAACACTTTGTCCTTGGATTTGTCAGCACTTACACTGATGATGGCAAAACCTTTGTCGGCATAGTCCCGCCACAGACTTCTGAGTGCAGGTATATGGCTTATGCACGGCCCGCAGTATGTTGACCAGAAGTCCAGGAGTACAAGCTGATTTCGAAAGGACTCCAGATTGATCTCACTTCCAGACAAATCTGCGGCGGTGAAAGACGGTGCGGGTTTGCCCAATTCGAGGTCTCGTCTCTCTTCAACTGCAACGTCGTGGACAGCCAGTGTAAGCGTGCTACCATCAGGAGATATTCGTTCGACGCGGTACGGTGTTCCATTGATAGAGAAAGGCTTACTGGCTCTATAGACTTCGATTGACCTGTATCCGTTGTCGAGAATACCGTCACCATTTGTGTCAAGTATTAACCTGGATGTCTTAGGATCATAGGTTGCGTACTCCCCCTCTGCGTGAAGTCCCAGACGCATTTGTATCCCACCAAATTGTACCTTTCCTGTTAGAAGTTCTCTTACTTGTCCACGGAATTTAGGAATAGGGTGCTCGCCGGTTCTTTTTGTGTAGTTCGTGAATCGGTAAACCTCAATATCTACGTTTCGAGAGCGTACACTACCATCCTGTACATACTCGAATGCTACTTCGGCCACGCCCTTGTAGCCTCCTGTGTCTTCGCCAAAACTAAACGCGAGCCCCTGGAATATCTTCTCGTCTGAGAAATTCTCGTCATTGTCGGTATCGAATAAGAAGACATATTCGCCTGTCTCCGATTGTCCGGCCAAAAACGATACTGTGTCATCTGGTATGATCCCGCCATGAGGAGTGCCGGATGAGGAAAGTCTATACCCACCGAAAAATTGTACAGGAAAATCTTCAGGTATGCCTCTCAGTTCCTCTGCTGGCTCAAGACTAACCATCTTATGATCGGAGAGATCCATTGACGGCCAGAGAAAGGTGACATCGTCAGGATCAGGCGTGGATCGCTCAAGATTAATCGTTATAGTATTATCACCCTCCGCCTCAAGGGGCTTGCCAGACGAGAGAATTATTAAGAGAAGAGACGCGAAATAGATGATTGTCCGGTTCATGAGAATACCATCCTTTCTGAGTAGTTTATTCATACCGCAACGCTTCCACGGGGTTCATTTTTGCCGCTTTTACGGCTTGCAGGCTCACTGTTCCGATTACGACCAATAG
The Gemmatimonadota bacterium DNA segment above includes these coding regions:
- a CDS encoding TlpA disulfide reductase family protein, translated to MNKLLRKDGILMNRTIIYFASLLLIILSSGKPLEAEGDNTITINLERSTPDPDDVTFLWPSMDLSDHKMVSLEPAEELRGIPEDFPVQFFGGYRLSSSGTPHGGIIPDDTVSFLAGQSETGEYVFLFDTDNDENFSDEKIFQGLAFSFGEDTGGYKGVAEVAFEYVQDGSVRSRNVDIEVYRFTNYTKRTGEHPIPKFRGQVRELLTGKVQFGGIQMRLGLHAEGEYATYDPKTSRLILDTNGDGILDNGYRSIEVYRASKPFSINGTPYRVERISPDGSTLTLAVHDVAVEERRDLELGKPAPSFTAADLSGSEINLESFRNQLVLLDFWSTYCGPCISHIPALRSLWRDYADKGFAIISVSADKSKDKVLQFTQDNQMGWHHVVDTQPERRISRAYNVDMIPAYFLIDQNGLLVAKYAFASQLRDLVTSHLTD